The following proteins come from a genomic window of Microtus ochrogaster isolate Prairie Vole_2 unplaced genomic scaffold, MicOch1.0 UNK1, whole genome shotgun sequence:
- the Akap3 gene encoding A-kinase anchor protein 3 has protein sequence MADRVDWLQSQNGVCKVDVYSPGDFQHQDWKMDASTDPVRVLSWLRKDLEKSTAGFQDSRFKPGESSFGEEVAIPGDQRKGFCVDYYNTTNRGSPGKLHFEMTHKENPPPGPIAHAGNGSSIDEVSFYANRLTNLVIAMARKEINEKIHGSENKCVHQSFFMGDEPTPHKSLSTVASELVNETVSACSKNIAGDKAPGSGDRALGSVQSPSLRYKSTLKIKESTKDGKCPDDKPGSKKSFFYKEVFESRNAGDAKDGGRSLPGERKLFRGQDRPDDYTNSVSQGIMTYANSVVSDMMVSIMKTLRIQVKDTTIATILLKKVLIKHAKEVVSDLIDSFMKNLHNVTGSLMTDTDFVSAVKRSFFSHGSQKATDIMDAMLGKLYNVMVAKKFPENIRKARDKSESYSLISMKSRPGDPQQPNMNFEMKSEAKLRESLFSACMPEKEKSCAETLGEHIIKEGLTMWHKTHQKDCKPPGTDFAAKLCHPRPEVSVEVPDPCDLSPPPQQPEPFEKFMCESDSWAKDLIVSALLLIQYHLAQGGRMDPQSFLEAAATTNFPGNKPQAVHDESRLKSPHKMCDQEQTEKKDLMSVIFNFIRNLLSETIFKSKRNSESKAQGVKEEEINQCERPVTPPAPKFCEEEEEEESDGALSGLTKMVANQLDGCMNGQMVEHLMDSVMKLCLIIAKSCDSPLSELGDEKCGDASRPNSAFPDNLYECLPVKGTGTAEALLQNAYLAIHNELRGLSGQPPEGCEIPKVIVSNHNLADTIQNKQLQAVLQWVAASELNVPILYFAGDDEEIQEKLLQLSAAAVEKGRSVGEVLQSVLRYEKERQLDEAVGNVTRLQLLDWLMANL, from the exons ATGGCGGATAGGGTTGACTGGTTACAAAGCCAAAATGGCGTATGCAAAGTTGATGTCTATTCACCTGGAGACTTCCAACACCAGGACTGGAAAATG GATGCATCAACGGATCCTGTCCGAGTGCTCAGCTGGCTCCGCAAAGACCTGGAGAAAAGTACAGCAGGGTTCCAGGACTCGAGGTTCAAGCCTGGAGAGTCATCGTTTGGGGAGGAAGTGGCTATCCCAGGAGACCAACGCAAAGGTTTCTGTGTCGACTACTACAATACCACCAACAGGGGCAGTCCGGGGAAATTGCATTTTGAGATGACACACAAGGAGAACCCTCCTCCGGGCCCCATTGCCCATGCTGGTAATGGGAGTTCCATAGATGAAGTTTCCTTCTATGCCAACCGCCTCACAAACCTAGTGATAGCCATGGCCCGAAAGGAGATCAATGAGAAGATCCATGGCTCTGAAAATAAATGTGTCCATCAGTCGTTCTTTATGGGGGATGAGCCCACACCCCACAAGAGCTTGAGTACAGTAGCCTCCGAGCTGGTGAATGAGACCGTCTCTGCGTGTTCCAAGAACATCGCTGGTGACAAAGCTCCGGGCTCTGGAGACAGAGCCTTGGGGTCAGTGCAGAGCCCTAGTCTAAGATACAAAAGCACTTTGAAGATCAAGGAAAGCACCAAGGATGGCAAGTGCCCAGACGACAAGCCTGGTTCTAAGAAGTCTTTCTTCTATAAGGAAGTGTTTGAATCTCGGAATGCAGGGGATGCCAAGGACGGTGGAAGGTCCTTACCTGGAGAGAGAAAGCTGTTCAGGGGCCAGGACAGGCCTGACGACTATACAAACTCTGTCAGTCAGGGGATCATGACCTATGCCAACAGTGTGGTGTCCGACATGATGGTCTCCATCATGAAGACCCTGAGGATCCAGGTGAAAGACACCACCATCGCCACCATTCTACTGAAGAAGGTACTGATCAAGCACGCCAAAGAGGTGGTCTCCGATCTCATCGACTCGTTCATGAAGAACCTCCACAATGTCACAGGGAGCCTCATGACTGACACAGACTTCGTCTCAGCCGTGAAACGAAGTTTTTTCTCTCATGGAAGCCAAAAGGCCACGGATATCATGGATGCCATGCTGGGTAAGCTGTACAATGTAATGGTTGCCAAGAAATTCCCTGAGAACATAAGGAAAGCCAGGGACAAGTCTGAGAGCTACTCCCTTATCTCCATGAAATCGCGGCCTGGTGATCCTCAGCAACCCAACATGAACTTTGAGATGAAATCGGAAGCAAAGCTGAGGGAGAGTCTGTTTTCTGCGTGCAtgccagagaaagagaagagctgtGCTGAAACTCTGGGCGAGCACATCATCAAGGAGGGGCTGACCATGTGGCACAAGACTCACCAGAAGGACTGTAAGCCCCCCGGCACCGATTTTGCTGCAAAACTGTGTCACCCTCGGCCAGAGGTTTCTGTTGAGGTTCCAGACCCTTGTGACTTAAGCCCTCCTCCACAGCAACCAGAGCCTTTTGAAAAATTTATGTGTGAATCAGATTCCTGGGCCAAAGACTTGATTGTGTCGGCCCTACTTCTGATTCAGTACCACCTGGcccagggaggaaggatggacCCTCAGAGCTTCCTGGAGGCAGCTGCCACCACCAACTTCCCCGGCAACAAGCCGCAGGCAGTGCACGACGAGTCCAGACTTAAGTCTCCTCATAAGATGTGTGACCAagaacagacagagaagaaggatCTGATGAGTGTCATCTTCAATTTTATCCGGAACTTACTCAGTGAGACCATATTCAAGAGTAAGCGTAATAGTGAATCCAAGGCACAGGGCGTTAAGGAAGAAGAGATCAATCAGTGTGAAAGGCCTGTGACCCCTCCTGCCCCGAAAttctgtgaggaagaggaggaggaggagtctgaTGGTGCCTTATCTGGGCTCACCAAGATGGTCGCCAACCAGCTAGATGGCTGTATGAACGGGCAGATGGTGGAACACCTGATGGACTCTGTGATGAAGTTATGCCTCATTATTGCCAAGTCCTGTGACTCTCCCTTGTCAGAGCTGGGAGATGAGAAGTGTGGGGATGCCAGCAGGCCAAATTCTGCCTTCCCAGACAACCTGTATGAATGCTTGCCAGTCAAGGGCACGGGAACAGCTGAAGCCCTCCTGCAGAATGCCTATCTAGCCATCCATAACGAACTGAGAGGTTTGTCAGGACAGCCACCCGAGGGATGTGAAATACCCAAGGTGATCGTCAGCAACCACAACCTGGCTGACACCATTCAGAACAAGCAGCTGCAAGCTGTCCTGCAGTGGGTAGCTGCCTCTGAGCTCAACGTCCCTATTTTGTACTTTGCTGGCGATGATGAAGAGATCCAGGAGAAG